A window of Sphingobacterium kitahiroshimense genomic DNA:
TCCAATATCTACAAGAAAAGATTTCAGGTAAAAATAAAAATCAAAAAATTCAAAGCGTTGAGTAATGAGATTAAATAGAAAAAATATATTTTTCAGCTTAGGAGTGACACTTTTAGTGTCCTCTTGCGCTGTAAACAAAAGATACAGCCGTCCAGATTTGGAGACTCCAAAGAATTATAGAAATAAGGTTGAGGTGACTGGTGATACCATTAGTCTACCCTATAAAACGTTCTTTAAAGATTCATATTTGACTTCTTTGATTGAGAAAGCACTAGAAAAGAACAAAGATATATCAGTCGCGATGATGAATCTACGTCAGCTGGATCTTACTTATAAACAGGCAAAGCTCGGATTTCTTCCAACGGCAGAACTCTCTGTTTCTGCCGCTCGAAATTATCTTTCAAAAACATCTTTGAACGGGTCATTAAGTGAGCAAATTACGGGAAAGGATTATATGGACGATTATTCAGCTACGCTTAATATTTCGTGGGAGGCCGACATATGGGGTAAAGTATCCATGCAGAAGGAATCTGCAAGAGCAAATTTTTTCATGCAACATGAAAATCTTGCCGCATTAAGAACACGTATTGTAAGTCAAGTTGCGCAAGCATATTATAATTTAATCACTTTAGATGAACAGTTAAAAGTTGCTTCACGTAATATTGAACTAAGTGAAGCAACGCTGCATGTTATTAAACTTCAATTTCAATCAGCCCAGGTCAATTCCCTTGCTGTGGAACAGGCTGAAGCGCAAAAGAAGACCGCCGAGTTATTGGTACCACTTGCAAAACAGAATATAGCAATACAGGAAAATGCATTAAGTATACTTTGTGGTTCTTTTCCAGATAGCATAGCACGTATTAATAAGATGGAAACTATACCTTTCGTAGAAAGTTTTCCTATTGGTATTCCTGCTGATATGCTAAGTAGGCGTCCAGACGTTCGGGCAGCAGAATATGCTGTAATGGTTGCTAATGCAGAAACTGGTCTTGCAAAGGTTCAGATGTATCCATCTTTACGCTTGACTCCTTCTATCGGAACAAATTCATTCCAATTTGATAACTGGTTTAACTTACCTGGTTCATTGGTGAAAAATATCGCCGGTAACATTACGCAACCTATATTTCAAAATAAGAAGTTAAAAACAGCTTATGAAATAGCTAAAATTGAACAAGAAAAGTCAGCAGAACAATTCAGACTAACGGTAATGACTGCTGTTGGTGAAGTATCTGATGCATTGGTTAAGAGGCAGTATGCTAACGAGCGAGTGACACTAGTTGAACACAAGAAAGTGGCTCTGCAAAAAGCTGTTAAGGATGCTATGCTTTTATATAACAGTGGGATGGCTACTTATCTGGAAGTTATAACTGCACAGAATAATTCATTACAGAATGATTTAGATGTAATTTCAATACAAAAAGATAGATTTGATTCGACTACAGATCTTTATCGTGCACTTGGAGGAGGAACTGAATAACCCAACCAACTAGGTCATTATTATAAGGTAGGAGGATCGGCTTTGAAATATAAGTCGATCCTTTTTATTTTTTTAGTTTCTATTTTGGGAAAAAATAGATTGACCAATCATCTATTTTAATTGCATCAAATTAGACTATTTTATAAAAACAAAAGCATAATCAAATATTTGATTATGCTTTTACTTATTTAAGAATCTAACCATTCTTTCAAAAGATTTGATTTTTTTCTGCTTGCTATAATTTCAATATCAAAATCATACAATACTATTTTAAGTTTACGATTAAAATAGTTTAATAATTGATGTACTGAATCTACATGAATGATACATTGTCGATTCGCTCTGAAAAAAAATTTAGGATCTAGCTGTTTCTCAATATCATCCAAACTCAGATTTAAAACAACATCTTTTCCATTTTTTAATCGGGCTTTAGTGAGTTTCATGTCAGTATATATGCATGAAATGGAAGTAACTAGTATGGTTTGAAAACCATCACGAAAAGGGACTAAAAATCGTGATCTAAAGTCCTTTGGCTTTACGAAATTCAGCAAATTATCTAAAGCCTGTTGATTATCTGCTAATGACTCATACTCATCCAATTTATTGAATGCTTGTTCTAATTCAGTTTTTTCAACAGGCTTAAGTATATAATCCACACTATTATACTTAAAAGCTTGGACAGCATATTCATCATAAGCTGTCGTGAAGATAACGGGACAATCTACAGTAACTTGATCAAATACATCAAAACTTAATCCATCGGAAAGTCTAATATCCATTATAATGATGTCTGGATCATCATTCTCATTGAACCATTCTACGGTGTCTGCTACGCTATCCAATACAGCTATTATTTCGAACTGTGGATTTATTTCTTTTAATAAACGTTTAATACGATCAGCATTGAGTTTTTCGTCCTCAACTATTACTATTTTCTTTATCATACTCGATTAATTGAATAGAAACTTTAAATGTAAGTTTGTCCTTTATTACTTCTGGTACCTTTTTTCCTAAAAGCTTATAGCGACTTATAATATTATTTAAGCCTATACCCGTAGAAATATTTTTGGTGTTTTCAATTGGTGAAAGTGTATTTTCAACAATTATCAATCCTACTTCCGGATTTGAAATATTTATATTTAAGGGTTCTTTTCTACTGGTCTTATTGTGTTTAATCGCATTTTCAATCAATAGTTGCAATGTCAAAGAAGGAATGTACATGTATTTACTGTGTTCATTGATTTTAATTGTAAAATGCACACCGCTACCGATCCTGTGTGTTATTAAAAAGATATATGCATTTAGGAAATTAATTTCCTCATCTAGCGTAATTATATTTTTTTTACTGTTCAATAGTAAAAAACGGTAAACTTTAGCGAAGTTTTCAGAATATTCGAATCCTATTTGTTGGTCCTCTAATATAAGTTCTGATAAAACGCTCAGATTATTAAAAATAAAATGTGGATCGAGTTGTAATTTTAGTGCATGTAGTTCCGCTTCTGCTGAAGCTTGTTTTAATTCTGCTGTTTTTAGCTTTTGCTCAGACATTTCTGTCGCAATACTGATCCAGTTACTAATCAGATAAGTCATTGTGTTGATGGATATAATCATGAAAGAAATTACCAAACTAACAACAATCCATCGCAAAATACTTTTTATATCTTCAATTGACAGAACATCTTCGACATCGGAAGAGCTTAAGTCTAATAGTGTGAAAAATAACATATTCATCATGATCATCAACAATACAATTGAAAAATTGAGCATGATTTCTAGAAAAAGTCTTTTCGATTTATTACTTGTCCAAGGAACTTTTATATTCAATTTTTTATGAATAAAAATACTGGATTCGGACATTAAAAAACAGAACATAAAGGTGATGAACCATTCGGCAGCAATTTCTTGAAAATTTCGTTGAAAATAACCTTTCCAATATATACTATACGGGTCTAATATATATGATACAAGGTAGAATAGAATAAATGCGAAGATGACTAGAAATAATCTTTTAAAACGAGTAAATAATACCTGTTTTGCTATTTCTCCCTTATTCATATAGTCTTTCATTAATTGTTTTAGAAATATGGATTTTCAAATTTTAGAATTAGCACTCCAAATAGGTGCTAAAAAATAATTCCATCATAACAAAGATGATCTTTTTTAAATAGTTAGTATAACTTTTTTTGACTCAAGTCTCCCAATTTACTGTTGAAATTGACGAAAAGAACACTGAACTGAAAATGTATTTGTGACGAATGATTATTTAAAAATTAAAAAAAGCAGTAAATCTTAATATTTATGGGATAAAATATAATTGACAAGGATTTATTGGAGTGCAGGATTTATAAAAGACTTTTGATTAAAACATGTTATATTAGATACTTTGTTACGCTATATGACATTGATTAATTTATATCCAAGATTTGCTTGGACGAGAATTGTTTTCTGGGTAATTGCATATCTATTTTTATCTTTTTTGTCTTTGCTTTTATTCAAGGCAAATAATACTGATATCGATATTGATCTTGTTGTGTATTTTGCATGTTACTTCATTGGTGGCTTAATACTCGGAATTTTATCTGCACTGACGGAGCAGTTGTTTGAATATACCTTCTTTCAACGCATTTCTTTATGGGGTAATATTATATACAGAGTTATCCTTTATTATTTGATAACGATATTGTTGCTATGGCTTTTTGTGGATTTTATTTTCGATCGTTTCAGAAGCTCATTATCAAACAATGAGATTATAGGAGAATATACTTGGGTGAATATATTTTATATGATCCTAGTTTACAATTTTATGGTTATTCTAGTCCTTAGTTTTGTGACGGAGGTAAGCAAAAAATTTGCACCAAACATGATGTGGCCTTTAATAATTGGGAAATATAGAACACCAAGAGTAGAAGAAAGGATATTTATGTTTATGGATCTACGATCTTCAACTACTATTGCCGAAGAATTAGGCCACGTGGATTACAGTAGGTTTTTGCGGAGTTGTTTTATAGATATCAACAGCGTACTGTCACGGTTTAACGGGGAGATCTATCAGTACGTTGGCGATGAGGTAGTAATTACTTGGCGTATTTCTTCACGTGGCACAAATATGAAATGGGGTAATTTCTACTTTGAGTGCCAGCGCAAGTTTGAAAATAGGAGTTCATACTATGAAAAAAACTTTGGTCACAAACCTTTTTTTAAAGCTGGGGCACATATTGGATTTGTAAGTGTTGTAGAGATCGGTGTGATAAAAAAAGAAATTGCTTTTCATGGAGATACACTCAATACTACAGCTAGGATACAAGAACTCTGTAATCATTATAATCAAAGTTTATTAATCTCGGAAACGCTATCGATGAAAATTTCTGGCGATCATTTTGAGGTGATTCCAATAGCAGAACTTAGACTTCGCGGAAAAATTGAAAATGTTATGGTAATGGCTGTAGAACAAAATAAAATTAGTTAACCTGTCCTCACAAAAGCGAGTATCTTAAAATGCAAATTTCACTATTTATGATGATCATCATTAATAGTGAAATTTGTATTTTAAATAATAAATGTTTTTTGTACATTTATTATTTATATACTTTAAGTTTGAATTGAAGAGATACTCCTCGTATATTTTTTCAATTCAAGCTCAAAATTTATTTTAAGCTAACCTTATTAAACATAACTAAAAAATGAAAAAAGTATCATTGCTCCTAATTATTTGGGGGTTCTTTATTAATTACTCTACATCTCAAGAAAAAAATAAATTAAGAAATCAGCTGTTTAATCTAGATTGGAAATTTAATCTCGGTAATCCCCCTAATGCTCAAGACGGAGATCTTGATGATTCGAACTGGCGATCTCTTGATCTGCCACACGACTGGAGTATTGAAGGTAAGGTAGCTTTGAAAAATCCTTCAGGTAATGATGGCGGATATTTTCCAACCGGATTAGGTTGGTATCGTAAAAGCTTTCATGTGCCAGCTGCTAAAAAAGGTCAAAATATTTCAATTTATTTTGAAGGAGTTTATATGAATTCAGAGGTTTTCATTAATGGCAAGTCGTTGGGATTATATCCTTACGGATATACTTCATTTTCATATGACCTTAGCCCGTATTTGTATTATGGAGAAAACAATACCATAGCGGTCAAAGTCGATAATTCTGCTCAGAAAAATAGCCGTTGGTATACAGGTTCGGGTATTTATAGAAATGTATGGTTAATTACTAAAAACAAACTTTCCGTTGCGCAATGGGGGATTGGTATTAAGGCCGAGAACATCTCAAGTACAGAAGCGACAGTAAAATTGAATATTCAAATTGATAATAATACAGCATCATCAACAGAAATCAGCGTGCGCACTATAATAATAGATGCGCATGGACAAGTGGTTTCAAAAAACAATAAAATGGTCAAAGCCACCGCATCAGTAGAAAATGAAATGGCAACTACATTATTGGTTAAAAAACCTATGCTTTGGTCACCAGATGCTCCCAATCTTTATACTGCCCGTGTAGAAGTTCTCAAAGGAAAAGATATTATTGATCGGGTTGATACTAAATTTGGAATTCGAAATATAGAGTTTCATGCAGCAACTGGCTTCATATTAAATGGAAATAAGATCAAACTGAACGGAGGAAATGTCCACCATGATAATGGTTCTTTAGGTGCAGCTGCATATGATCGCGCCGAAGTGCGTAAGGTTGAGCTTTTGAAAGCAGCAGGTTTCAATGCTGTCCGTTCCTCGCACAATCCGCCATCTTCAAAATTTCTACAAGCCTGTGATAGTATAGGTTTATTAGTTATTGATGAAGCATTTGACGGATGGAAAACAAAGAAGACAGATTATGATTATGCCATACTTTTCGAAAAATGGGCTAAGAAAGATGTTCAAGCTATGGTGAAAAGAGACCGAAATCATCCATCTATTATTCTCTGGAGTATCGGCAATGAAATAATCGAGCGAAAAGAACCAGATGCAGTGAAAACGGCAAAAATGCTAAGGGATGCGATCAGAGAAATAGATGATAGTAGACCTGTGGTTTCGGCCATGACTACTTGGGACAAAGAATGGGAAATATTTGATCCACTAATGGCTGAGCATGATGTTGCCGGATATAACTATCAATTACATCGTGCGCCAAAAGATCACGAGCGAGTTCCAGATCGAATTATTGTACAAACCGAATCTTATCCGCGAGATGCTTTTGCAAATTGGAAACTTGTTCATGACCATCCTTTTATTATCGGTGACTTTGTCTGGACAGCAATCGATTATCTAGGAGAATCTGGCATTGGACGATGGTTTTATACTGGAGAAGTTACGGGTGAGCATTATGACAGAGATCTGTTTCCATGGCATGGTGCATATTGTGGCGATATTGATTTGACTGGATGGCGTAAACCCATCTCTCATTACCGAGATATCTTATACAATGGCGGATCAAAGCTTCATTTAGCCGTACGAGAACCTAATCCGGAGCCATTACAGGTTCATGAAACACTATGGAGCGTGTGGCCTACTTGGGAGAGTTGGAACTGGAAAGGTTATGAAAATAAAAATTTAGAAGTAGAAGTCTATTCGTCTCACCCCAAAGTTCGACTTTATCTCAATGGAGATTTGCTTGGAGAAAAGCTTACAGGGGAAAATGAACAGTTTAAAGCTACGTTCCAGGTTCCATATCAGGAAGGAGAATTGAAAGCGATTGCACTTGACCGTTTATACAAGGAAATAGAGCAACGTGTCCTGAAAACAGCAAACAAAATTGCAAAAATAAGAATGAAAGCCGATCGTAAAGAAATTCAGGCTACCGGGCAAGATCTATCCTATATAACTATTGAAGTGATAGATAATGAGGGAACAGTCTGTGATGGGGCAGATGAAAAATTAACATTTACGATTGAGGGACCTGGTACTTTAATAGGAATAGATAATGCTAATTTAAAGGACACCGAACCTTATACCTCCCAATCAAGAAAAGTTTGGAAAGGAAGAGCTTTGGCTATCATAAAAGGAGCAACTGATCCCGGTAATATTAAGATCACCGTAAATTATCCAGGTATTCCAAAATCGGAAATTATCATTGATAATAAATAATAATCTTCATTGTAGTACTGCTTTGCAATAATTAATGGAAAATGAAAT
This region includes:
- a CDS encoding sensor histidine kinase gives rise to the protein MNKGEIAKQVLFTRFKRLFLVIFAFILFYLVSYILDPYSIYWKGYFQRNFQEIAAEWFITFMFCFLMSESSIFIHKKLNIKVPWTSNKSKRLFLEIMLNFSIVLLMIMMNMLFFTLLDLSSSDVEDVLSIEDIKSILRWIVVSLVISFMIISINTMTYLISNWISIATEMSEQKLKTAELKQASAEAELHALKLQLDPHFIFNNLSVLSELILEDQQIGFEYSENFAKVYRFLLLNSKKNIITLDEEINFLNAYIFLITHRIGSGVHFTIKINEHSKYMYIPSLTLQLLIENAIKHNKTSRKEPLNINISNPEVGLIIVENTLSPIENTKNISTGIGLNNIISRYKLLGKKVPEVIKDKLTFKVSIQLIEYDKENSNS
- a CDS encoding efflux transporter outer membrane subunit, translating into MRLNRKNIFFSLGVTLLVSSCAVNKRYSRPDLETPKNYRNKVEVTGDTISLPYKTFFKDSYLTSLIEKALEKNKDISVAMMNLRQLDLTYKQAKLGFLPTAELSVSAARNYLSKTSLNGSLSEQITGKDYMDDYSATLNISWEADIWGKVSMQKESARANFFMQHENLAALRTRIVSQVAQAYYNLITLDEQLKVASRNIELSEATLHVIKLQFQSAQVNSLAVEQAEAQKKTAELLVPLAKQNIAIQENALSILCGSFPDSIARINKMETIPFVESFPIGIPADMLSRRPDVRAAEYAVMVANAETGLAKVQMYPSLRLTPSIGTNSFQFDNWFNLPGSLVKNIAGNITQPIFQNKKLKTAYEIAKIEQEKSAEQFRLTVMTAVGEVSDALVKRQYANERVTLVEHKKVALQKAVKDAMLLYNSGMATYLEVITAQNNSLQNDLDVISIQKDRFDSTTDLYRALGGGTE
- a CDS encoding LytR/AlgR family response regulator transcription factor; its protein translation is MIKKIVIVEDEKLNADRIKRLLKEINPQFEIIAVLDSVADTVEWFNENDDPDIIIMDIRLSDGLSFDVFDQVTVDCPVIFTTAYDEYAVQAFKYNSVDYILKPVEKTELEQAFNKLDEYESLADNQQALDNLLNFVKPKDFRSRFLVPFRDGFQTILVTSISCIYTDMKLTKARLKNGKDVVLNLSLDDIEKQLDPKFFFRANRQCIIHVDSVHQLLNYFNRKLKIVLYDFDIEIIASRKKSNLLKEWLDS
- a CDS encoding glycoside hydrolase family 2 TIM barrel-domain containing protein, which codes for MKKVSLLLIIWGFFINYSTSQEKNKLRNQLFNLDWKFNLGNPPNAQDGDLDDSNWRSLDLPHDWSIEGKVALKNPSGNDGGYFPTGLGWYRKSFHVPAAKKGQNISIYFEGVYMNSEVFINGKSLGLYPYGYTSFSYDLSPYLYYGENNTIAVKVDNSAQKNSRWYTGSGIYRNVWLITKNKLSVAQWGIGIKAENISSTEATVKLNIQIDNNTASSTEISVRTIIIDAHGQVVSKNNKMVKATASVENEMATTLLVKKPMLWSPDAPNLYTARVEVLKGKDIIDRVDTKFGIRNIEFHAATGFILNGNKIKLNGGNVHHDNGSLGAAAYDRAEVRKVELLKAAGFNAVRSSHNPPSSKFLQACDSIGLLVIDEAFDGWKTKKTDYDYAILFEKWAKKDVQAMVKRDRNHPSIILWSIGNEIIERKEPDAVKTAKMLRDAIREIDDSRPVVSAMTTWDKEWEIFDPLMAEHDVAGYNYQLHRAPKDHERVPDRIIVQTESYPRDAFANWKLVHDHPFIIGDFVWTAIDYLGESGIGRWFYTGEVTGEHYDRDLFPWHGAYCGDIDLTGWRKPISHYRDILYNGGSKLHLAVREPNPEPLQVHETLWSVWPTWESWNWKGYENKNLEVEVYSSHPKVRLYLNGDLLGEKLTGENEQFKATFQVPYQEGELKAIALDRLYKEIEQRVLKTANKIAKIRMKADRKEIQATGQDLSYITIEVIDNEGTVCDGADEKLTFTIEGPGTLIGIDNANLKDTEPYTSQSRKVWKGRALAIIKGATDPGNIKITVNYPGIPKSEIIIDNK
- a CDS encoding adenylate/guanylate cyclase domain-containing protein; the encoded protein is MLLFKANNTDIDIDLVVYFACYFIGGLILGILSALTEQLFEYTFFQRISLWGNIIYRVILYYLITILLLWLFVDFIFDRFRSSLSNNEIIGEYTWVNIFYMILVYNFMVILVLSFVTEVSKKFAPNMMWPLIIGKYRTPRVEERIFMFMDLRSSTTIAEELGHVDYSRFLRSCFIDINSVLSRFNGEIYQYVGDEVVITWRISSRGTNMKWGNFYFECQRKFENRSSYYEKNFGHKPFFKAGAHIGFVSVVEIGVIKKEIAFHGDTLNTTARIQELCNHYNQSLLISETLSMKISGDHFEVIPIAELRLRGKIENVMVMAVEQNKIS